Proteins encoded in a region of the Streptomyces sp. NBC_00513 genome:
- a CDS encoding non-ribosomal peptide synthetase produces MLVTRQLPLSAYQRDIWAAESTAPGDPQFNVVIHERLVGVVDVEHLMESLEGVLRNNDAFSLRFDEQDGIPCQWVAGEAEREESGPWAEYVDLSDEPDPAAACAAWRESALGRPFTLRRSRLFTAVVLREGPSVVHVHLTAHHLIADAWALNQVTLQLWDRHGRGDGAGPAAPSVLSLLAADDAYRASAAFDEDRAWFRQALTGVRPALFTRRAAVKAGGERARARYGFTVDAELVRRVRERGGSPFAYLAAAFAAYFTRVHRTEELVLGVPFLNRHSDEQRATVGQVANSLPLRVPVGSADTLHALADTVRRGTREIRAHERLALGDVLRDLPVAGGGSRQLFDITLSYLRHPRPAAPADGVAPVSTVLAPVHHQDALSVMVHAFDDDAALRVDLDYALDVFDEDHPIAAVAGHLLRLLDAALTEPERPAVLLPLLDKVEAEELAELEQGPRVPYASDRTVHSLIAEQAARTPERIAVTGAAGAPALTYGRLDTRADQVARALRAHGVEVGDRVAVLMDRSPDLIVALLGVLKAGGAYVPVDPGYPAERIAYLLADSRAKVVLADRDTDTGAYTDAYTDPHTGTGTGTDGAGDPVPVLRPADLADGPDLADGPHLADGPDLSDGPGEPLPDAATARDLAYVIYTSGSTGRPKGVMVEHHSVVNRLAWMQRTYPVGEGDVLLQKTPISFDVSVWELFWWAIEGATLALLPVGGQRDPRGILRSIAEQGVTTLHFVPSMLGPFLDLLEDRPELRAEAASLRQVFCSGEALPAARVEQFHRVFGGLGDGAPRLVNLYGPTEATVDVSYHDCRVATDGRVRRVPIGRPVDNTSLYVLDAHGARQPVGVPGELCIGGVQVARGYLGRPDLTAEKFTDDPFAPAGGRLYRTGDLARWLADGTLEYLGRIDGQVKIRGNRVELGEVQNRLASLTGVRDAVVVDHRSGSRGTLLVAYYVADSDLSPAALRSELASALPEFMVPSHFIRIDAVPLTPNGKADRRALPAPSATSGRQEYTAPRNATEETIAAVWAEVLEAERVGIHDDYFALGGDSITMLRIRARAEKAGILFSLTDLVQQPTVAQLAARSVTGGASAGATPALEPFALVSGVDRARLEGRADAYPLTRLQLGLLYHSRAEQHSAVYHDVFQYSLTAPWDEQGLRRAFEALVARHPVLRSSFDLGSFSEPLQIVDHRVTGGFDVADLRGRPETEALAAIEAHVDERRYHRYDFESAPLYHLRAHVRDETLELVLSFHHAILDGGSVATLVAELLRDYLHGLGLPIGAVAETALPSAALHVRAEREALESDAARTFWRERLKDAPLLRLEAFRGHEAPGPDGQITRIVDLPDELTLRLGEFARERSLPVKSVLFAAHCLTLSLFAGSADITTGLVTHGRPEVEDADRIAGLFLNTMPVRLGTAADSWADVVRAAFRQEQQSHAHRRYPLSAIQEDRGATVLETAFNYIHFRQLAAVFELPGVESLSFRTWEETNFQLLVNAMTDPVDGSVRLRLDHHGQTFTPTQADLYAERFTAILDRLVHHPDEAPDFGFLVPAGADLEATPALASTAAPAISSTAAPAVDGGPPDVVRAVAAQSARTPDATAVVFGERRWTYAELVASADRVARELIALGSRPGDRIGIAMDRSPETIAVILGVMKAGAATVPLDVSYPVDRLTAMVEQARPFRIIANAAHRSVLGSPASVLLAEDVFGEPGTDGTAGTGGSGGTDGAGSAAEEAGRPYLPRIPAEVTDEITPDSLAYILFTSGSTGAPKGVAMPHRSLAHLVAWQNSVPSGVVGGVTAQYAPLSFDVSFQEIFSTLAGGGTLLVLSEEERRDMPGLLRLLDRAGVERICLPYVALQQLAETADALGLAPRALKALLSSGEQLRVTDEIRRLCAALPGVILENQYGPTESHVITVHTMQGDPAAFPAMPPIGRAIAGSAVHVLDSRLRPVPTGVRGELYLAGACLAEGYVGRPDLTEERFVPHPSPAAAAAGERLYRTGDLGFVLPGGDVVCLGRADAQVKVRGYRVEPAEVELAITRFASGHPGIAEAAVVARRREGNDSFLAAFLTGEPAGADLKLLRKQLRTVLPDYMMPSHFEWVADLPLTPSGKRDDAALRGAPLSVSATADTSAAPRDAYEQTLSEIIGDLLQLPAPGVHDNIFDLGATSLTAMRLVVLIEQRYGINVPLSEFVSAPTVAELASRLRSGEAMTAFDPLVPIRPAGAKRPMFFVHPMGGNVLCYVRFAKYLPDDQPFYALQAAGGDPGTEPLRSVEEIAASYIEALRRVQPSGPYAIGGWSFGGFVAFEIARQLRAAGEEIQRLVLLDTTALNPGRRLTTNDDALLGWFFWELLWLRRGGDSPLELIPDRLTTLEEKFDFIAQLAIDEGVLPAGSTGAVVRRLFHVYEANWKAAFAYRPEVVDQDMVLIHAAEPLPGVLNSMHTAIESMHADPSNGWRERTGGELDVVDVPGDHLTIMEEPYVAHMVRVVTDLIGH; encoded by the coding sequence ATGCTCGTAACACGCCAGCTCCCGTTGTCCGCCTATCAGCGAGACATTTGGGCTGCCGAGTCCACCGCGCCGGGTGACCCCCAGTTCAACGTGGTCATTCATGAGCGGCTGGTCGGCGTTGTCGACGTGGAACACCTGATGGAATCCTTGGAAGGGGTTCTCCGGAACAACGACGCGTTCTCCCTGCGCTTCGACGAGCAGGACGGTATTCCCTGCCAGTGGGTGGCCGGGGAGGCGGAGCGGGAGGAGTCGGGGCCCTGGGCCGAGTACGTCGACCTCTCCGACGAACCCGATCCCGCGGCGGCCTGTGCCGCGTGGCGCGAAAGCGCCCTCGGCCGCCCGTTCACGTTGCGTCGTTCGCGTCTGTTCACGGCCGTGGTGCTGCGGGAGGGCCCTTCGGTCGTGCACGTGCACCTGACCGCCCACCATCTGATCGCCGACGCCTGGGCCCTGAACCAGGTCACCCTTCAGCTCTGGGACCGTCACGGCCGCGGCGACGGGGCGGGCCCCGCCGCGCCCTCGGTGCTCTCGCTCCTGGCGGCCGACGACGCGTACCGCGCCTCCGCCGCGTTCGACGAGGACCGGGCCTGGTTCCGGCAGGCCCTGACCGGGGTGCGCCCCGCGCTGTTCACCCGCCGGGCCGCCGTGAAGGCGGGCGGTGAACGGGCCCGGGCCCGGTACGGCTTCACCGTGGACGCCGAGCTCGTCCGCCGGGTCCGCGAGCGGGGCGGATCGCCCTTCGCCTACCTCGCGGCCGCCTTCGCCGCCTACTTCACGCGCGTGCACCGTACCGAGGAACTGGTGCTCGGAGTCCCCTTCCTGAACCGCCACTCGGACGAGCAGCGCGCGACCGTCGGCCAGGTCGCCAACAGCCTCCCGCTGCGCGTGCCCGTCGGCTCCGCGGACACCCTGCACGCGCTGGCCGACACCGTTCGCCGCGGCACGCGGGAGATCCGCGCCCACGAACGGCTCGCGCTCGGCGACGTGTTGCGCGACCTGCCGGTCGCCGGTGGCGGGTCCCGGCAGCTCTTCGACATCACCCTGTCCTACCTGCGCCACCCGCGCCCCGCCGCTCCGGCGGACGGCGTCGCCCCCGTCTCGACCGTGCTGGCCCCCGTCCACCACCAGGACGCCCTGTCGGTGATGGTCCACGCCTTCGACGACGACGCCGCGCTGCGCGTCGACCTCGACTACGCCCTCGACGTCTTCGACGAGGACCACCCCATCGCCGCCGTCGCCGGCCACCTGCTGCGACTGCTCGACGCCGCGCTCACCGAGCCGGAGCGGCCGGCGGTACTGCTGCCGCTGCTCGACAAGGTCGAGGCCGAGGAACTCGCCGAGCTCGAACAGGGGCCCCGGGTCCCGTACGCGAGTGACCGGACCGTGCATTCCCTGATCGCCGAGCAGGCCGCCCGCACCCCGGAGCGGATCGCCGTCACCGGCGCCGCCGGGGCTCCCGCGTTGACCTACGGCCGGCTCGACACCCGCGCCGATCAGGTGGCTCGAGCGCTGCGCGCGCACGGCGTGGAGGTCGGGGACCGGGTGGCCGTGCTCATGGACCGTTCGCCGGACCTGATCGTCGCCCTGCTCGGCGTGCTGAAGGCCGGCGGGGCCTACGTACCGGTGGACCCCGGCTACCCGGCCGAACGCATCGCCTACCTGCTCGCGGACAGCCGGGCCAAGGTCGTCCTCGCCGACCGCGACACCGACACCGGCGCATACACGGACGCGTACACCGACCCGCACACGGGCACGGGCACAGGTACGGACGGCGCCGGCGACCCCGTGCCCGTGCTGCGTCCGGCCGACCTGGCCGACGGTCCGGATCTGGCCGACGGTCCGCATCTGGCCGACGGTCCGGATCTGTCGGACGGTCCGGGGGAGCCCCTCCCCGACGCGGCCACCGCCCGCGACCTCGCGTACGTGATCTACACATCCGGTTCGACCGGCCGCCCCAAGGGCGTCATGGTCGAGCACCACTCGGTGGTCAACCGGCTCGCCTGGATGCAGCGCACGTACCCGGTCGGCGAGGGCGACGTCCTGCTCCAGAAGACACCCATCTCCTTCGACGTCTCCGTGTGGGAACTGTTCTGGTGGGCGATCGAGGGCGCGACCCTCGCCCTGCTGCCCGTCGGCGGCCAGCGCGATCCCCGCGGGATCCTGCGTTCCATCGCCGAACAGGGCGTCACCACCCTGCACTTCGTCCCTTCCATGCTCGGCCCGTTCCTCGATCTGCTGGAGGACCGGCCGGAGCTGCGCGCCGAAGCGGCCTCCCTGCGCCAGGTGTTCTGCAGCGGCGAGGCGCTGCCCGCCGCCCGCGTCGAGCAGTTCCACCGCGTGTTCGGCGGCCTCGGCGACGGAGCACCGCGCCTGGTCAACCTGTACGGGCCCACCGAGGCCACCGTGGACGTCTCGTACCACGACTGCCGTGTCGCGACCGATGGCCGGGTCCGGCGCGTGCCGATCGGCCGGCCCGTGGACAACACCTCCCTGTACGTCCTGGACGCGCACGGCGCGCGGCAGCCCGTCGGGGTCCCGGGGGAGCTGTGCATCGGCGGTGTCCAGGTCGCCCGCGGCTATCTGGGGCGCCCGGACCTGACCGCCGAGAAGTTCACCGACGACCCCTTCGCCCCGGCCGGCGGCCGTCTGTACCGCACCGGTGACCTGGCCCGTTGGCTGGCCGACGGCACGCTGGAGTACCTGGGCCGAATCGACGGCCAGGTCAAGATCCGCGGCAACCGGGTCGAGCTCGGCGAGGTGCAGAACCGGCTGGCCTCGCTCACCGGGGTGCGGGACGCGGTCGTCGTCGACCACCGGTCCGGGAGCCGCGGGACCCTGCTGGTCGCCTACTACGTCGCGGACTCGGACCTCAGCCCGGCCGCCCTGCGCTCCGAACTGGCCTCGGCCCTGCCGGAGTTCATGGTGCCCTCGCACTTCATCCGGATCGACGCGGTCCCGCTCACCCCGAACGGCAAGGCCGACCGTCGGGCCCTGCCGGCCCCTTCGGCCACCTCCGGGCGGCAGGAGTACACGGCCCCGCGCAATGCCACCGAGGAGACGATCGCCGCCGTCTGGGCCGAGGTCCTGGAGGCGGAGCGGGTGGGGATCCACGACGACTACTTCGCGCTCGGCGGAGACTCCATCACGATGCTGCGCATCCGGGCCCGCGCCGAGAAGGCCGGGATCCTGTTCTCGTTGACCGACCTGGTGCAGCAGCCGACCGTCGCGCAGCTCGCCGCCCGGTCGGTGACCGGCGGGGCGAGCGCCGGGGCCACGCCCGCGCTCGAACCCTTCGCCCTGGTGTCCGGCGTGGACCGGGCCCGGCTGGAAGGCCGAGCCGACGCCTACCCGCTCACCCGGCTCCAGCTCGGCCTGCTCTACCACAGCCGGGCCGAACAGCACTCGGCCGTCTACCACGACGTGTTCCAGTACAGCCTCACGGCCCCGTGGGACGAGCAGGGGCTGAGGCGCGCGTTCGAGGCGCTCGTCGCCCGGCACCCGGTGCTGCGTTCCTCCTTCGACCTGGGTTCGTTCTCCGAGCCGCTCCAGATCGTCGACCACCGGGTGACGGGCGGCTTCGACGTCGCGGACCTGCGTGGACGTCCCGAGACCGAGGCGCTCGCCGCGATCGAGGCCCACGTGGACGAACGCCGCTACCACCGCTACGACTTCGAGAGCGCTCCGCTCTACCACCTGCGGGCCCACGTCCGTGACGAGACGCTGGAGCTGGTCCTCAGCTTCCACCACGCGATCCTCGACGGCGGCAGCGTGGCCACTCTGGTCGCCGAGCTGCTGCGGGACTACCTGCACGGGCTGGGGCTGCCCATTGGCGCGGTGGCCGAGACCGCCCTGCCCTCGGCGGCGCTCCACGTGCGCGCCGAGCGGGAGGCGTTGGAGTCGGACGCCGCGCGCACGTTCTGGCGCGAGCGGCTGAAGGACGCCCCGCTGCTGCGGCTGGAGGCGTTCCGCGGCCACGAGGCACCGGGGCCGGACGGCCAGATCACCCGGATCGTCGATCTGCCGGACGAACTCACGCTTCGACTGGGCGAGTTCGCCCGCGAGCGGTCCTTGCCGGTGAAGTCTGTGCTGTTCGCCGCGCACTGCCTGACCCTGAGCCTGTTTGCCGGCTCGGCGGACATCACCACCGGTCTCGTCACCCACGGACGCCCCGAGGTCGAGGACGCCGACCGGATCGCCGGCCTGTTCCTCAACACCATGCCGGTGCGGCTCGGCACCGCCGCCGACAGCTGGGCCGACGTGGTCCGGGCCGCCTTCCGCCAGGAGCAGCAGAGCCACGCCCACCGGCGCTACCCGCTCAGCGCGATCCAGGAGGACCGGGGCGCCACCGTCCTGGAGACGGCCTTCAACTACATCCACTTTCGGCAGTTGGCCGCGGTCTTCGAGCTGCCCGGCGTCGAGTCGCTGTCCTTCCGCACCTGGGAGGAGACCAACTTCCAGTTGCTGGTCAACGCCATGACCGACCCGGTGGACGGGTCCGTGCGGCTGCGGCTGGACCATCACGGGCAGACCTTCACCCCGACCCAGGCGGACCTGTACGCCGAGCGGTTCACCGCGATCCTGGACCGGCTGGTCCATCACCCGGACGAGGCACCGGACTTCGGCTTCCTCGTACCGGCGGGCGCCGACCTCGAAGCCACGCCGGCGCTCGCCTCCACGGCCGCCCCGGCGATCAGCTCCACGGCCGCCCCGGCGGTCGACGGCGGGCCGCCGGACGTGGTGCGCGCCGTCGCGGCGCAGAGCGCCCGGACCCCGGACGCCACCGCCGTGGTCTTCGGCGAGCGCCGCTGGACCTACGCCGAACTCGTCGCGTCCGCCGACCGGGTGGCCCGCGAGCTGATCGCGCTCGGGTCGCGGCCCGGCGACCGGATCGGCATCGCGATGGACCGCTCGCCCGAGACGATCGCCGTCATCCTCGGCGTGATGAAGGCGGGGGCGGCGACCGTTCCGCTGGACGTCAGCTACCCCGTGGACCGGCTGACCGCCATGGTCGAGCAGGCCCGCCCGTTCCGGATCATCGCGAACGCCGCCCACCGGTCGGTGCTCGGCTCGCCGGCATCGGTGCTGCTCGCCGAGGACGTGTTCGGCGAACCGGGGACGGACGGGACGGCCGGGACCGGCGGCTCGGGTGGCACGGACGGCGCCGGCAGCGCGGCCGAGGAGGCCGGGCGCCCCTACCTGCCCCGGATCCCGGCGGAGGTCACGGACGAGATCACCCCGGACTCGCTCGCCTACATCCTGTTCACCTCCGGCTCCACGGGCGCGCCCAAGGGCGTGGCCATGCCGCACCGTTCGCTGGCCCACCTGGTGGCCTGGCAGAACTCCGTCCCGAGCGGGGTGGTCGGCGGGGTCACCGCCCAGTACGCGCCACTCAGCTTCGACGTCTCCTTCCAGGAGATCTTCTCCACCCTCGCGGGCGGCGGCACCCTGCTCGTGCTGTCGGAGGAGGAACGGCGCGACATGCCGGGGCTGCTGCGCCTCCTGGACCGGGCCGGTGTCGAACGGATCTGCCTGCCCTACGTGGCGCTCCAGCAACTGGCCGAGACCGCCGACGCGCTCGGCCTGGCGCCCCGGGCGCTGAAGGCGCTGCTCTCCTCGGGCGAGCAGCTGCGCGTCACCGACGAGATACGCCGGCTGTGCGCGGCCCTGCCGGGGGTGATCCTGGAGAACCAGTACGGGCCCACCGAGTCCCACGTGATCACCGTGCACACGATGCAGGGCGACCCGGCGGCCTTCCCCGCCATGCCCCCCATCGGCCGGGCCATCGCCGGTTCGGCGGTGCACGTCCTGGACTCCCGGCTGCGGCCGGTCCCCACCGGGGTGCGCGGCGAGCTGTACCTGGCCGGGGCCTGCCTGGCCGAGGGGTACGTGGGGCGCCCGGACCTGACCGAGGAGCGGTTCGTGCCGCACCCCTCGCCGGCCGCCGCGGCGGCGGGTGAGCGCCTCTACCGGACCGGCGACCTGGGCTTCGTCCTGCCCGGCGGCGACGTGGTGTGCCTGGGGCGGGCGGACGCGCAGGTCAAGGTGCGCGGGTACCGGGTGGAGCCGGCCGAGGTGGAACTCGCCATCACCCGCTTCGCGTCCGGTCACCCCGGTATCGCGGAGGCGGCCGTGGTGGCCCGTCGCCGCGAGGGCAACGACTCGTTCCTCGCCGCGTTCCTGACCGGTGAACCGGCGGGCGCGGACCTGAAGCTGCTGCGCAAGCAACTGCGGACGGTCCTGCCCGACTACATGATGCCCTCGCACTTCGAGTGGGTCGCGGACCTGCCGCTGACCCCGAGCGGCAAGCGCGACGACGCGGCCCTGCGCGGCGCCCCGCTGAGCGTCTCCGCGACGGCGGACACCTCGGCGGCGCCGCGCGACGCGTACGAGCAGACCCTGTCCGAGATCATCGGGGACCTGCTGCAACTGCCCGCGCCGGGCGTCCACGACAACATCTTCGACCTCGGTGCGACCTCGCTGACGGCGATGCGTCTGGTGGTCCTGATCGAGCAGCGCTACGGGATCAACGTGCCGCTCTCGGAGTTCGTCTCTGCGCCGACGGTCGCGGAGTTGGCTTCGCGGCTGCGTTCGGGCGAGGCGATGACCGCCTTCGACCCGCTGGTGCCGATCCGTCCGGCCGGCGCGAAGCGGCCGATGTTCTTCGTCCACCCGATGGGTGGGAACGTGCTCTGCTACGTCCGTTTCGCCAAGTACCTGCCGGACGACCAGCCGTTCTACGCCCTCCAGGCGGCGGGCGGCGACCCGGGCACCGAGCCGCTGCGCAGCGTCGAGGAGATCGCCGCCAGTTACATCGAGGCGCTGCGCCGGGTCCAGCCGAGCGGCCCGTACGCGATCGGTGGCTGGTCGTTCGGCGGGTTCGTCGCCTTCGAGATCGCGCGCCAGTTGCGGGCGGCGGGCGAGGAGATCCAGCGGCTGGTGCTGCTGGACACCACCGCGCTGAACCCGGGGCGCCGGCTGACCACGAACGACGACGCGCTGCTCGGCTGGTTCTTCTGGGAGCTGCTGTGGCTGCGGCGCGGCGGTGACTCGCCCCTGGAGCTGATCCCGGACCGGCTGACGACGCTGGAGGAGAAGTTCGACTTCATCGCGCAGCTCGCCATCGACGAGGGCGTGCTGCCGGCGGGGAGCACGGGGGCCGTCGTACGGCGCCTGTTCCACGTGTACGAGGCCAACTGGAAGGCGGCGTTCGCCTATCGGCCCGAGGTGGTGGACCAGGACATGGTCCTCATCCACGCCGCCGAGCCGCTGCCGGGCGTACTGAACTCCATGCACACGGCGATCGAGAGCATGCACGCGGACCCCAGCAACGGCTGGCGCGAGCGCACCGGCGGTGAACTCGACGTCGTGGACGTACCCGGTGACCACCTGACGATCATGGAGGAGCCGTACGTGGCCCACATGGTCCGGGTCGTCACCGATCTGATCGGACACTGA
- a CDS encoding NAD(P)/FAD-dependent oxidoreductase translates to MTRKKKALVVGAGIGGLTAAVALREAGLDVEVYERAGELRAAGSGLSVMSNAIAALDSLGVGIDLAKRGRVLRSYHVKTATGRLIREFPFPEIIERLGVPSVLITRAELQHALLEAAQGIPLHLGAAATGFTAEGEPGEGVEITFDDGTSAHGDVLIGADGFNSVVRRQLVGPEDSQDSGYVCWLAVIPFEHPRFTPGSVTHFWGSGKRFGLVDMGAGRLYWWGTKNMPAELSRDWKGGKAEVLHAYDGWADEVRQAILATPEESIIAVPSRDRAFLERWGRGPVTLLGDAAHPMLTSLGQGSGMAIEDAVVLGRALAGAGDLPRALRRYEDERRERTRGMVAASRGISSFEQSEDPIRRPVRDAYFRFMPQRRLTRTLEDSLTFPAVAG, encoded by the coding sequence ATGACGCGGAAGAAGAAGGCCCTGGTCGTCGGAGCGGGCATCGGCGGACTCACCGCCGCCGTGGCGCTGCGCGAGGCGGGTTTGGACGTCGAGGTGTACGAGCGGGCGGGCGAGCTGCGGGCCGCCGGTTCGGGGCTGTCGGTGATGAGCAACGCCATCGCCGCCCTGGACTCCCTGGGCGTGGGCATCGACCTGGCCAAACGCGGCCGGGTGCTGCGCTCCTATCACGTGAAGACGGCCACCGGCCGGCTCATCCGGGAGTTCCCCTTCCCGGAGATCATCGAACGCCTGGGCGTGCCCAGCGTGCTGATCACCCGGGCGGAACTCCAACACGCCCTGCTGGAGGCGGCGCAGGGCATCCCGCTGCACCTGGGCGCGGCGGCGACCGGATTCACCGCGGAGGGGGAGCCCGGCGAGGGGGTCGAGATCACCTTCGACGACGGCACCTCCGCGCACGGGGACGTGCTGATCGGGGCCGACGGCTTCAACTCGGTGGTGCGCCGGCAACTGGTGGGGCCCGAGGACTCGCAGGACAGCGGATACGTGTGCTGGCTCGCGGTGATCCCCTTCGAGCACCCGCGGTTCACCCCGGGGTCGGTGACCCACTTCTGGGGCAGCGGGAAGCGGTTCGGGCTCGTGGACATGGGCGCGGGGCGACTGTACTGGTGGGGCACGAAGAACATGCCGGCCGAGCTGTCGCGGGACTGGAAGGGCGGCAAGGCGGAGGTCCTGCACGCCTACGACGGCTGGGCCGACGAGGTGCGCCAGGCGATCCTCGCCACCCCCGAGGAGTCGATCATCGCGGTGCCCTCCCGGGACCGGGCGTTCCTGGAGCGCTGGGGCCGGGGGCCGGTGACCCTGCTCGGCGACGCGGCGCACCCCATGCTCACCAGCCTGGGCCAGGGATCGGGCATGGCGATCGAGGACGCGGTGGTGCTGGGCAGGGCGCTGGCGGGTGCGGGTGACCTGCCGCGAGCGCTGCGCCGGTACGAGGACGAGCGCCGCGAACGGACCCGGGGCATGGTCGCCGCCTCGCGTGGCATCAGCTCCTTCGAGCAGTCGGAGGACCCGATCCGCCGGCCGGTCCGGGACGCCTACTTCCGGTTCATGCCGCAGCGCAGGCTGACGCGCACGCTGGAGGACTCCCTGACCTTCCCGGCGGTGGCCGGATGA
- a CDS encoding SDR family oxidoreductase: MSVVPFRAPLSPRGRSVLVTGASSGLGRACALGLAEAGFRVFAGVRKEADGPESTGSAGAFGAITPVRVDVTDEASVAEAAERISGLVGEDGLWGLVNNAGICVSAPLECVSPQRLREQLDTNVVGQLAVTQAFLPMLRRTRGRVVNVTSGLGSVAIPFLGAYASAQFAKEALTDVLRRELRPLGVDVALVQPGAIMTPIWGKVSVAARSAMDGVPEHIAELYRIPFNRFLHHNEQQARASETRPEDFAETVRQALTAARPRSRYRVGSDARKVSVLARVLPDAALDRYLRPITE, translated from the coding sequence GTGTCCGTCGTTCCCTTCCGTGCCCCACTGTCCCCGCGCGGCCGGTCCGTGCTCGTCACCGGGGCCTCCTCGGGGCTGGGCCGGGCCTGTGCGCTGGGCCTGGCGGAGGCCGGGTTCCGGGTGTTCGCCGGCGTCCGCAAGGAGGCCGACGGCCCGGAGTCGACCGGTTCGGCGGGGGCGTTCGGCGCCATCACGCCGGTGCGGGTGGACGTGACCGACGAGGCGTCGGTGGCCGAGGCCGCCGAGCGGATCTCGGGCCTGGTGGGCGAGGACGGGCTGTGGGGGCTGGTGAACAACGCGGGCATCTGCGTCTCCGCGCCCCTGGAGTGCGTCTCGCCGCAGCGGCTGCGCGAGCAGTTGGACACGAACGTGGTGGGACAACTCGCCGTCACCCAGGCGTTCCTGCCGATGCTGCGGCGTACCCGGGGCCGGGTGGTCAACGTGACCTCGGGGCTGGGCAGCGTGGCGATCCCCTTCCTCGGGGCCTACGCGTCGGCGCAGTTCGCCAAGGAGGCGCTGACGGACGTGCTGCGTCGTGAGCTGCGCCCGCTGGGCGTGGACGTGGCCCTGGTGCAGCCGGGCGCGATCATGACGCCGATCTGGGGCAAGGTGTCCGTGGCCGCCCGGTCGGCCATGGACGGGGTGCCCGAGCACATCGCGGAGTTGTACCGGATCCCGTTCAACCGGTTCCTGCACCACAACGAACAGCAGGCCCGTGCGAGCGAGACCCGTCCCGAGGACTTCGCGGAGACGGTCCGACAGGCGTTGACGGCCGCCCGCCCGCGGTCGCGCTACCGGGTGGGCTCCGACGCCCGCAAGGTCAGCGTCCTGGCGCGGGTGCTGCCCGATGCCGCGCTCGACCGCTACCTGCGTCCGATCACGGAGTGA